GGGCCCAACTCCCGCACCCCGTCGACCAGTCGAACCGGATCACGGAGCTCCGATCACACTTCGCAGAACGTGACATTCCGTGTGATTGACGGCCTTACGGTGCGATTGCGCCCATCCGAGTGGTGTTCATCTGAACATCGACGCGCCACGGGCGTCGGTCCCCCACTGGAGAGCCCACATACACATCATGAGGAAAGTACGCAAATCGCCCAACCCGAAAGTGAGGGATCATGGCCGGCAACAAGGTCATCAAGCTGTGGACCGTCCTCATCACCGCCTTCCTCGCGGTACTGACCGCGATGGGTCTCACCTCCCCGGCCGCCGCGGCCACGCCCGTACAGCAGACGGAGGGCACCCGCAACACGGCGGTGAGCACCCCCGCCGCTACCGCCGTCCGAGCCCCCTGGGCCTTCAAACGGTCCCTGCCTCCCACAATGAAGCAGCGCATCCGCGCCGAGGCCCACGGTTCCTCCCCCAGCTGCCGCCACCGCCCGCCGGTCGACACGGAGTCCGGGAACGAGTTCGAAGACACCGCGGCAGGAATCAGCACCCTCCACTCGCAGCCGTAGCAACAGCGGTACGTGAAGACGAAGCTCCACCAGCAGTAACAGCAGCAGTAACAGCAGCAGTAACAGCAGCAGCAGCGAAAGCGGCAACGGCAAGAAAGCCGGCCCTGGAGAACCGCACCAGACCCTTCGCAGCAGACCCATCGCAGCAAAAGCTCCACCGCAAGAACAGCCGGTGAGGAAGACCGACAGGTACCACTGGCAGGCACCACCGCAGAGAACGTCCGGCAGCACGGTCATCGGCCCAAGCCGACAGCGCCGCTCAGCAGCCGGTACGAGCACGAGCACCACAGACCGACGCACTACCCGCACCACGGCCACAGCAGCGCGGCACCGCAGAACCTCGGCGGCGGCACCAGGCAGCGCTTCACCAGCGCAGCCACGCCCCGAACCTGCCCGCCGCACTCCAGATCCAGATCCAGACGGCACCAAACGGCAGGCAAGCGCCCACCGCGACACAGCGCCATCGATGCACCGCGCTCCCGCGCCCTCGACCTTTCACGACCCCGGCCACCACAGGCTGAGGGTCTTCTCGGCGTGTGCCCCCGGACTACGGCCCCGCCCCGCCGCCTTGAGACGCCGAGTCCGGCCATTGAGGACGTGCCCGTGCGCTGACCCGAGCACGAGGCCGCCGCCCTCGATGACACCCTCGGTGTCCAGCCTGGGCACCCTCGCACTGCCCGGCGTGCGCACCACGGGTCAGGTGCTGCTGCTCACCACACCGGGGGGACCCGCGTCAGCCTCGTACGCGGCGAGCAGATCGAACCGGCCGCCACCGCCCAGAGCTGTCGGGCATCGACATCACCGCCGCCGACGGCCAGTCCGTCACCCGCCGCGCCGAGTAGTGACCGTCAGCAAGTCAACAAGCACGCCAAAACGAAGAGAGGGCCTCTCCCACCAGGGGAGAGGCCCTCTCTTCATGTACTGCTTCTGTGGGGCTAACAGGATTTGAACCTGTGGCCTCATCCTTATCAGGGATGCGCTCTAACCAACTGAGCTATAGCCCCGCCGCGCTTTGCGGTGTGTGTCCCGCGCGCTGACCTCTGAAGATTAGCGCACGACCCGGCCAGTCCCAAAATCGATAGCTGGGACCCCGCCCCACCGGCCAAAAGGCCTGTGGAGCGCACCCCGTCAGGGAATGC
The DNA window shown above is from Streptomyces sp. NBC_01445 and carries:
- a CDS encoding DUF6344 domain-containing protein; translated protein: MAGNKVIKLWTVLITAFLAVLTAMGLTSPAAAATPVQQTEGTRNTAVSTPAATAVRAPWAFKRSLPPTMKQRIRAEAHGSSPSCRHRPPVDTESGNEFEDTAAGISTLHSQP